Below is a genomic region from Planctomycetia bacterium.
ACATCCTGTTCGTTATTGGCGGCGATGGCAGCTTGCGCGGAGCCATGTCGATCGTCAAGGAAGTCACCGATCGATGCTCGAAGATTGCCGTTGTCGGTATCCCCAAGACGATCGACAACGACATCATGTACATCGACCAGAGCTTCGGTTTTCAGACCGCGTTCTCGCTGGCGACCGAATCGATCCGCGCCGCGCATTCCGAAGCCAAGTCGTCGCCGAACGGCATCGGTCTCGTGAAAGTCATGGGCCGTCACTCCGGCTTCATCGCCTGCTACGCGGCGCTCGCCAAGAACGATGCCAACTTCGTGCTGATTCCCGAGGTATCGTTCGAACTCGACGGTCCGCACGGCCTGCTGCCGGCGATACAAGATCGACTCCAACGCCGCGGCCACGCGGTGATCGTCGTCGCGGAAGGGGCCGGGCAATCGCTGATGGATTGTTGCGCCAACGGCACCGACGCTTCGGGCAACAAGCGCCTTGGCGACATCGGCACGTTGCTCAAGCAGAAAATCACGGCCCATTTCGATGGCCTGGGCATCGAGCTGAATCTCAAATACATCGACCCCAGCTACCTGATTCGCAGCGTCCCGGCCAACCCGTTCGACAGTGTTTACTGCCTGCGATTGGCGCACAACGCGGTTCACGCCGCGATGTGCGGCCGCACGGAAACGGTCGTCGGCCGGTGGCATGGTCGCTTCGTCCACGTGCCGATCCCGCTGGCGATTCGCGCCCGCAATCAAGTCGACCCGAACGGCGACTTGTGGATGTCCGTGCTGGAGGCGACCGGCCAGCCGCCGTCATTCAATCACGGCCTGACGCCGGAGTTGACGGTGAAGGGGGACAATTGATCGCGTGTAGCTAGGCTTGCCGCGCGATCGGCACCAGGGGCTTGCTGCCGTTGGCGGTGGGTAATTGCGGCAAATGGTCGTAGAACGCTGGCGGAAGTTTCTTAAGCCAGATGGCGTGCTTGTCGATGCGTTGGACGTGAATGGTGCGGCTGCCAATGGAGCCAACGACAGCGCCGGCGATCATGGTTGCGATGCCAGTGAAGATTAGCATGATCGCCCAGTCGGGCGGGCTGGGCCTCCCGATGAAGGAGAAGATGACGCCTATTTGCGCCAGGCCAAGACACGCGATCACCCAGGCGGCCGCGATCATGCGGCGACGGCGACGCGCATGGGCGTCGCACAGCGCGAAATAAACGACGCCCTTCTTCTGAAAGACCAACGCGAGGATCACGAAGATCGGGACGCTCAACAGAATCGTGAGTGCGAGCCAAGGGTTGTACCAATGCACGTTTTTCTTGCGCAACGGCAATTCGGTCGGCTCGCCGCAACGTACGCAACGCGGCGGCAACGTGCCTTCGCGCGGGAGCAACAGATAATTCGCCCAGCGCCAGTTCGCTTTCGGATCGTCGAGCTCCACTTCGCCAGAGCCATTGATTGGCGGCGCTGCATATTGCGGTGAGGCGTAGGGATTCTGGTCTTCCATGTCTGGATGATCGCCGACTGGGAGCGCAGAATCAAGCGCTGATGAGCGACTCAACGAGTTGGGCGAGCATCTCCGGCGTATGCCCGGCCGCGAGGCTGATGCGCAGGCAGGCTTTGCCGACCGGCACCGTCGGCGGGCGAATTGCCGGGACCCAGACGCCATGTTCGCGAAGTTTCGAAGCGGCGGCGAGGGCCCGCTGCTCGTCGCCGAAAATGATGGGGATGATCTGACTTGCCGATGGGCCGATGTCCCAACCAGCGGCGCAGAGTTGTTCGCGCAGACGGGCGGCCGTCGCGAGGAGCTTGGTGCGCGTCTCCGGCTCGCGCTCGACGATGTCGAGCGCCTCCAGCGCCGCCGCGCATACCGGCGGCGGCGGCGCGGTCGAGAAGACGTACGAGCGGGCGCGGTTGGCAATCCAATCGATCAACGCCTGGCTGCCAGCGACGAAGCCGCCGGAGGCGCCAAGAGCC
It encodes:
- a CDS encoding ATP-dependent 6-phosphofructokinase yields the protein ILFVIGGDGSLRGAMSIVKEVTDRCSKIAVVGIPKTIDNDIMYIDQSFGFQTAFSLATESIRAAHSEAKSSPNGIGLVKVMGRHSGFIACYAALAKNDANFVLIPEVSFELDGPHGLLPAIQDRLQRRGHAVIVVAEGAGQSLMDCCANGTDASGNKRLGDIGTLLKQKITAHFDGLGIELNLKYIDPSYLIRSVPANPFDSVYCLRLAHNAVHAAMCGRTETVVGRWHGRFVHVPIPLAIRARNQVDPNGDLWMSVLEATGQPPSFNHGLTPELTVKGDN